The Daucus carota subsp. sativus chromosome 9, DH1 v3.0, whole genome shotgun sequence genome window below encodes:
- the LOC108200915 gene encoding GEM-like protein 7: MKNQIPGQVIGIPISSTVYPAEMPREGSLCIACNQYYASPKFRQSTIELMKDGINKLGMKVENFAQGIRDHVKIGPKLSETVRGKLRLGAKILRVGGVRKVFKQNFSIRSGEKLLKASQCYLSTTAGPIAGLLFISTDRIAFCSERSIKVSTSTGDLIRIHYKVSVPLNKIKRANESENVQDPSRKYIDIVTEDDYEFWFMGFLNHQRTYKFLQLAVYESQ, from the exons atgaagaaCCAGATTCCAGGACAAGTTATTGGAATTCCGATCAGCTCAACAGTATATCCAGCTGAGATGCCTCGGGAAGGATCTTTATGTATCGCTTGCAATCAATATTATGCATCTCCAAAATTTAGACAGA GCACGATAGAGTTAATGAAGGATGGGATAAACAAACTTGGTATGAAAGTGGAGAATTTTGCTCAAGGCATTCGGGATCATG TGAAAATTGGACCTAAGTTGAGTGAAACAGTGAGGGGAAAGTTAAGGTTGGGAGCTAAAATTCTCCGAGTAGGGGGTGTCAGGAAAGTGTTCAAACAAAACTTCAGTATCAGATCAGGAGAAAAGCTATTGAAGGCTTCACAATGCTATTTATCTACAACTGCTGGTCCAATAGCCGGATTACTATTTATCTCAACCGATAGAATTGCATTCTGCAGTGAAAGATCAATCAAGGTCTCTACTTCAACAGGGGATTTAATTCGGATTCATTACAAGGTTTCAGTTCCGTTGAACAAGATAAAAAGAGCAAACGAAAGTGAAAATGTCCAAGATCCATCAAGAAAGTATATAGATATAGTTACAGAGGATGACTATGAGTTTTGGTTCATGGGATTTCTTAACCATCAGAGAACTTACAAGTTTCTTCAGCTAGCAGTGTATGAATCTCAATGA